In Sphingobacterium sp. SYP-B4668, the sequence GTCGAGATTTGCCAAGTACCGACCAATTCGTCAGAGAATGGGATATAGGATATCTTCCATATCCTATCTTGACCCGATTTTGAAGTGACCTTGATTTGTGCCGTCTGCTTATCATCAAAAGTCAATATCTGGTCCTTCAAGATATCTGAAGACGCACCGTAGGACAGCTCAAGCTCCTTTATCTTTATATTTTCGGCGTCACCAGCAGTCTGATTGTACATAAAGGTAATCTCGCCGTTCTGATTTTCATCTCTTTGTATCGTTGCGCTTCCCACTTGATTTTCAAATGTAATCTGCAGGATAGCCCGTTCGTTGTTCCAAGCCTCGTTGCGTATCTCTTTCATTAAATCCTTCTTGCAAGAAGCCAACGTGGATAGCATCAAAACTATGATCAATTTTGCTTTCATAAATCTAATTTCTTGGTATGTTGGGATTGAGGTCAACTTCTTTTTGTGGGATAGGATAATAGGCGGCTTGCTCTTCCGACATTCCAGAGGCTGCAGCACGAGGGTCTGTGCGGATAAGTAAAGCCTTGCGTCTTAAATCCTGCAATCTCTTGCCTTCGAATGCTAGCTCAAAGCCCCGTTCCTTGAATACAGCGTTACGAAAATCCGTCGTACTCAAGTTGACTGGTAGATCGTCCAATCCTGCTCGTCTACGAAGTGCATTGACCCAGTGATAACCTTCGGGGCTAGGCCCAGTTGCTTCGGCATATACAAGGGCAACTTCGGAAAACCGAATGAGGAATGGACGTGTACTGGATTTGACCCCCACAAAATCTGGATCTATATATTTTCGGGTCAAAAAGTAATCGTTCAATTCAGAAGTACTCCCATCAGCCTTGGTATAAAATCGCTTTGTCATCAATTGAGTCTTGCGTTTATCCATGGGGTCAAAGCTATTGGCGTACAATTCTGTGGTAACAAATACACCCCACCCCATATTCGTCGCTTGAGTATATCCTCCATCCGGATCGGCGAACCATAGGCTTGTTCCATTCTTGTATGGGATGAACATCTTGTCTATAGAAGAAAAATTACCTTCATCTACACCACTTTTATCCATAGACATAATGAAAATATGCTCGGGTCCTCCTGGTTTGCGGGTGTCGTAGATACTTATCAGGTCAGGCGATAAGCTATAGGTCGATTGATCATACAATACTTTACGTGACCAATCCGCAGCAAACTGATACATCTCAGACACATCTTTATCCATCTCTTTATAACCAGCAACTCCATTTTCCTTGGAAGAGGCAATACTGAGATATACCTTTGCCAGTAGGGCCTGTGCAGCGACTTTGTCCACTCTTCCTACTATTCGCCGAATGGACATCCGTTTCTCCGCCTCTATACAATCGGCGATGATAAAATCATATAATTCGTCGAAATCTTTGGGCATTGGTGCCACAGTCTGCGACGCAGACGTGATAGCGCTCTTATGAAGAGGCACTAATCCATACATCTGGATGAGATGGTAATAGTTCCAGGCTCTCAGAAAGTACGCTTCACCCAACACACTACTTTTGAAGTCTTCACTCAGATTGCTGTTGATGACGTTGTCGATGACTGCATTTGACCTGTTTATGGCAATGTAGCAGTACTTGTAGTACAGCTCCAATTGTTCATTTTCTCGGAATAAGGTATAGTCCCAACGATTGATCTCTTGTGAACCAAATCCCTCTTCTCCTTTCACATCACAGCTTTCCGTGGCTAGTTCATTAATATAGAATATTGCCCGTACATACTCATTGTATGAAAAAGTATTATAGGCGTAAAAAAGAGCGGATTCAGCATCCTCATTTGTTTTGTAAAAATTCTCCTCGGAATAGAATCCATAAGGTTCCTCTTCAAGGTCGCACCCCACTAATAGCGTGCATATGGTCAATAATATTAAATATCTGTACATATAAAAATCTTTAAAATGTAAAATCAATACCAAATGAGAACATTCTCAACTTGGGATAACCTCCGCCATAGCGCCCGTTGAGCCCTACCTCTGGGTCGTATCCTTCAAACTTGGTGAATGTATACAGGTTTTCGGCATTGATGGATACACGAGCCTGTTTTATCCATTTTTGAGTGGGTGTGGGGATGTTGTAGCCGACATTGACATTTTGGATTCGAAGAAAACTTCCGTCCTTTACGAACCAATCGGACGTATAATGCAATCTTCCTTGTCGTACGCTTGGGTACTCGGTACTGGGATTGTCCGGCGTCCAGCGCAGAGGAACGTACAAAGCCGAATTGTACATACCGCTCCATAGGACATCATTTCCAAATACGCCATTTAGGAAGACGCTCATATCTAATCTCTTATATCTGAAATTAAGATTCAAGCTCGCCATGAAATCAGGATTCGGATCTCCAATGGCGGTCCTATCTTTAGTGTCAAAAACTCCATCTTGATTCAAATCGGCATATAGGAACTCACCCGCTCGAGCCTCAGCGCCCACAAGTCCTGCTGCCTCTCCCTCTTGATCCGATTGGACAATGCCATTTACCCGATATCCGTAAAAGACATTGACAGGCAAGCCCACAGCTAAGATATTGGATGAAGGTTCTCGAAAAGGATCCATGCCTCCACCATAGTACTCATAATAGGTATCTGATAAGAAGTCTTTGTTAAGCCCTGAGCTGATTGCATCGCCTAAGCTGACCACTTTGTTTATATTTCTGGAGAATATAAATGTACCCGACAGTTCCCAATCTTGCTTACGAATAATGTTGCCCGTGAAAGTAAGCTCAATACCTTTGTTATTGATTTCCCCGTCATTGACCCACATACGGTCGTATCCCGAACTCAATGTCAGATACCGTTCACGTAGCAAGTCATACGTGTTTTTGCTATAATAGTCTACCGTAACTCCTAGCCGATTTTTTAAAAATGAAAAATCTGCCCCTATGTTATATTGTGCTGTTGTCTCCCAACGTAAATCCTTATTAGGTATACCTCCCCACTCTTTGTACCGTCCTCCGACACCCGTATTTCCAATGATATAGCCAGGGCCTATTGCCGTATTCCAAGCCCCGTCGGTATAGAATGTCTCGATTCCGTAGCGACTCAATGTCTGATAGGGCGATATCCCTTGATTTCCTGATACACCATAGCTCGCCCGTAGTTTGAACTCGTCAAATACCTGTAAATCCTTTATAAATTGTTCTTGATGCAGTTTCCAACTAATAGCCCCAGATGGAAAGTAAGCCCATTTATGGTTTGTGCTAAATTTGGAAGACCCGTCCGTACGCATGGTAAGCGTCAAAAGATACTTGTCCATGAAAGCATAATTTACACGTCCAAAATAAGAGAGTAATTTGGTCTCTGTCTGTGCATTACGATGACGATTTAGTTCTGGAGCTCCAGACGCCATATTCTCATTATTCAACGTTCCATTTTTAAAATTATAGGACTCCATGGCCGAACTCCGAGCATGAGAATACTCATAAGAATGTCCCAGCATAGCGGTAATATCATGGTTTTGCTTCACTAGCTTTTGATAAGTCAAGTAGGTATCCACCGTGTATACCTGTCCCATCCAATTGTCAAGGTAAGCGGCCCCCTTGTTATTGGTCCCTGCTTCTGTATACCGATCGGGTTCATAACGATCTTGTATCGAAGCTCCGTACTTGTAGTTGAGCTGCGACTTCAGACTTAGTCCAGGATACAGTTGCAGATCCAGTAGCCATGAGGAGATGACATCCGTTCCCTTAGCAATATTTTTACGATTGTCCGTCCAAGCCATCGGATGACTGTAATCGGCATTCCCTTCTAAAAAATAACTCCCATCGTCATTATATATTGGCCATAGGGGGTTGCGCCAGTAAGCTAACCCTGTATTCGTCCGGCGATTGTCTTTTGATAGGTTGTTAAATGCGCTGATATTTAGATATTTGTTAAACTGATGTTTGATATTCGAACTCACGATCTGTTTACCATAATTATCCCGGATATAGGAACCTTCCTGCAGCAGGTTATTTGCACTCAGTGTAAAGGAGGTCTTGTCGTTGGCCGTGGCCAGCGATATGGTCGATGTATTATTCATCGGATTGTCCCTAAAGACTACTTTGGACCAGTCCGTAAAATATGGCCAAGCGCCACTCTGGACTTCATCGACCGACGGGAAGTAGATCCCGGTGGAGTTGACCGAGCCTATATAGAGCGGGGGCATGTTGCCATTTATTTTGGCCTCATTGTCCAATTGTGCCATCAACGCTGGGTCTGTCCATTGAATGAATTCAGATGTAAACTGGGATAAGGTCGTTTGATGTTTGATGTGGATGTCGGTTTGTCCGTTCTTAGCTTTCTTGGTTGTGACCATGATGACCCCATTTGCTCCCCTAGATCCGTATATGGATGATGCCGAAGCATCTTTTAGAACTTCTACTGAAACGATATCAGCTGGGTTAATCTGCTTGAGATTACCCGCATCACCGATGGGAAACCCATCGACCACAATCAATGGCGCGTTGGATCCTCTTAGAGAGCTTCCTCCCCGTATCCTCACAGTCGTCCCGGCTCCCGGGTCTTGAGAAGTCTTGACCACGTGAAGGCCCGCCGCTCGTCCCTGCAATAGCCCCTCAATAGAATTTGCTGGAATATCTCGAATTTCTTCCGTTTTTACATTGGTCACCGAACCTGTTACATCTTTCTTTCTCATCGTACCATATCCTACCACGACCACCTCATCCAGATTATCGATAGAGGCTTTTAAAGTCACATTTGCTGTGTTGCTAGCGCCAATCCGTATTTCATGCCTATCGTAACCGATCATACTGAAGAATAAAGCATCCCCCGTTGATGTTACGACGATACTATAACTTCCATTATCATCTGTCGAAGTTACATTGGAAGACTGTGAAGCCCGTATCGTCACACCTGAAATAGGCACTCCCTGCGAATCCACTACCTGACCGGTGATGATGCGCTCTTGCGCTTGTGCAGGAACCATCTCCATTGATGAGACCGTCTTTGGATTTATAGGCCTTGGTTTTAAGATGATTGTGCCAGCACTGATTACCCAACCTACCGGTTGGTCGCGCAGGATTTCTTCCATGGCCTGCTCCACATCCATGTTCTGTACATTGGCGCTTACGGCCAGTTTGGCAAGATCCCTTCCATAAAGGAAAAAAGGATATCCAGACTGATCTTGGACACTCTTCATAATTTTTGATAAGGGCAAATTCTTTGCACTGATACTGATTTTTTGTGCAGCGCTGGGATGAGCGAACACTTGGAAAGCAGTCAAAAACATAATATATACCACTAGTTTCATAGCCAGAATACATCGGAATGCCAAAGGCCAAAATCGGTCTTTAACATATTCATAAAAAATCATAAGTTTGTATCGTTTGATAGTGTTAAAAAATGAGGTTGCTAATTGATTTGATAGCTTATCAAACTTATCCGGATAGAGTCGCCACTCTATCCGGTTTTGTTTAAGCTATTCCTATTCTCGTCTAGAGATAAAATCGTAAGTGTTTCATAACTTGTTTACATTTGGTCAATAATTGGTTTATATACGCTGAAATTATAACAAGACGATAAGTCTATTTTGATTTGCTTTTCTTTCTATTTTAAAGGATACACCTCCTTCTTTAAGTATAGCAAGCACTTCAGACAATTTTTTTGTTCTGCTGATTTCTCCATAAAAGTATGTTTGCTTACTCGCTCCTTTGTAGACGATTTCTATATCATACCATCTACTTATTTGTGCCATGGCATCCGGTAAGGTAGTCTCGTTAAAGATGAACTTATTGTCTTTCCAAGCCGTAAATTCTTCAACGTTCACGTTTGCCTTTCTAAACACATTGCCTCGGTATATCCCTTGTTCTCCCGGTCTTAGTTTCATGCTATCTTGGGGCGTCCTCAACAATACGGAGCCTTCTACCAAAGTCGTTGTACTACTCGCCTCATCACCATAGGCTTTTAAATTAAATTGTGTCCCCAATACCTGCACCGTTTGTCTAGCCGATTTTACCAAAAAGGGAATATGGCCATTGGGACCTTTCGCCTTGGCAACATCGAAATAAGCTTCGCCTTCCAACTCTACGGTGCGTGATGTGCGGGTAAATCTTATCGGATATCTAAGTTTTGATGCAGCATTTAGCCATACCTCTGTCCCGTCCGACAACGTAATTTTGTATTTTCCGCCTCTAGGTACCGATAAGGTCACCAAATCCGTACCTTGCAACTGTCCCGTAGGGATTGGTGCGCCATCTGCATAGGTAAGTTGATTGTCTACAACTATCCCTGCTTTAGTGCCGTTCAGTTCAACTATACGCCCATCGGTCAGTGTCAAGGAAGCTTTATCTTCACCAGCCTCGATGTCTATTACCGTAGTGAGCGCGTCCCCCTCCATAAATCTGCTCTCACGGTATTGATAGATGCCTATGCCGAATAATACGATAAGCACCGCTGCCGCCCCATAGGGCATCAAGCGCCTATATAGACCCAAAGAAGATTGCCTATCCCCCTGTTTGTGTTGGTGAATTTTTTCCAGTACAGTATCTTCTAAGCGATTACTCCAGTCTTGCTGATCGGAAAGCTCTAATTCAAGCCAGATACAAACATCTTCCCATAGCAGGTCCTCACGAAGAACACGTTCCAAAAATAAAGTGCGGTGTGGTGACTTCTTTGCCCACGAAAGTAAATAGTCGTTCTCAGCCGGAGTAATATTTCCCTCCAACTTCCTTTTGATAAGAAATGTTATCTCCTCATTACTCGTCATAATAATATTATAATGGTCTACAAGATAGAAACGGTAAATAGGAAGGAACCTTAGTAAAAAAATAAAATAAATTTGAGATTGTTTTTTAGGGTTTCAGTATCAATTTTTGCGCTGTCACTCGTCATTCTTGAATAGGTGCAATATTTCCATGCCGACGCCCGGGGGTGCTGTTGTTAGATATACGCTGTTGGTTTTTTGTAGACTTTACGATTATGACCTCCAACGACTTTAAAACCTTTAAAAGAATCAAATAAATAGACGTTATGCAACTCGCGCCAATGTTTGGAGTTAGTTTTTATGGATGCATTTCAATCGTGTCCAAGCATTGGGACGCGATCATACTTATGATTTGAATTCTACTGTATTATTTTTATGTTTGCATAGATAGTGATATTCCAATAAATCTAATAATACGTATGTGTAGGGACGATGATCAAGAAATCTTGACAAAACTAGCCTCGGGCGATACACTGGCTCTGGTCGCTTTATACGATAAGTACTGGAATAGTTTGTTCAAATATGTCGAGCGTATTTTATTCGATGATGACGAGGTCGCCGATATATTACAGGATACCTTTATTAGTATATGGGAAAACAGAGCTGATGCCCCAAAAATCAAATCTCTAAAATCTTACCTTATAGTCGTTGCTCGCAATAGAGCTTTTAAACGATTGAAGGATATACTAAAATCAGAAGAAGTACTTGCAGAATATAGTTCTCAATTTGAATATGGGGGGTATGTAATATCGGGCCTTGTTGATTCCAAAGAATTAGAAAAAGTTGTGAATCAAGAAATCGATAAACTGCCACCCCGGATGAAGGAAGTTTTCCTGCTGAGTAGAAAGGATAATTTGTCCTACAAGGAGATTGCCGAAAAATTGGAGATATCTACAGAGACTGTGAAAAAACAAATTAGCCTGAGTCTACGCTATTTAAAGACCCACCTTCCTCCAGAGTACTACCAGAGTGTTTTTATACTTATTTTGTTCGACTACACTAAAAATATGTAACTGACTATCAGGTGGTTGTTTTTTTTTATATATTTGATATACCCCTACACCTACCTTAATATACTCTACTATATAACAACTGATTATAAATTAAACCTTTTCCATGAAAAAA encodes:
- a CDS encoding RagB/SusD family nutrient uptake outer membrane protein, with translation MYRYLILLTICTLLVGCDLEEEPYGFYSEENFYKTNEDAESALFYAYNTFSYNEYVRAIFYINELATESCDVKGEEGFGSQEINRWDYTLFRENEQLELYYKYCYIAINRSNAVIDNVINSNLSEDFKSSVLGEAYFLRAWNYYHLIQMYGLVPLHKSAITSASQTVAPMPKDFDELYDFIIADCIEAEKRMSIRRIVGRVDKVAAQALLAKVYLSIASSKENGVAGYKEMDKDVSEMYQFAADWSRKVLYDQSTYSLSPDLISIYDTRKPGGPEHIFIMSMDKSGVDEGNFSSIDKMFIPYKNGTSLWFADPDGGYTQATNMGWGVFVTTELYANSFDPMDKRKTQLMTKRFYTKADGSTSELNDYFLTRKYIDPDFVGVKSSTRPFLIRFSEVALVYAEATGPSPEGYHWVNALRRRAGLDDLPVNLSTTDFRNAVFKERGFELAFEGKRLQDLRRKALLIRTDPRAAASGMSEEQAAYYPIPQKEVDLNPNIPRN
- a CDS encoding TonB-dependent receptor, whose product is MKSVQDQSGYPFFLYGRDLAKLAVSANVQNMDVEQAMEEILRDQPVGWVISAGTIILKPRPINPKTVSSMEMVPAQAQERIITGQVVDSQGVPISGVTIRASQSSNVTSTDDNGSYSIVVTSTGDALFFSMIGYDRHEIRIGASNTANVTLKASIDNLDEVVVVGYGTMRKKDVTGSVTNVKTEEIRDIPANSIEGLLQGRAAGLHVVKTSQDPGAGTTVRIRGGSSLRGSNAPLIVVDGFPIGDAGNLKQINPADIVSVEVLKDASASSIYGSRGANGVIMVTTKKAKNGQTDIHIKHQTTLSQFTSEFIQWTDPALMAQLDNEAKINGNMPPLYIGSVNSTGIYFPSVDEVQSGAWPYFTDWSKVVFRDNPMNNTSTISLATANDKTSFTLSANNLLQEGSYIRDNYGKQIVSSNIKHQFNKYLNISAFNNLSKDNRRTNTGLAYWRNPLWPIYNDDGSYFLEGNADYSHPMAWTDNRKNIAKGTDVISSWLLDLQLYPGLSLKSQLNYKYGASIQDRYEPDRYTEAGTNNKGAAYLDNWMGQVYTVDTYLTYQKLVKQNHDITAMLGHSYEYSHARSSAMESYNFKNGTLNNENMASGAPELNRHRNAQTETKLLSYFGRVNYAFMDKYLLTLTMRTDGSSKFSTNHKWAYFPSGAISWKLHQEQFIKDLQVFDEFKLRASYGVSGNQGISPYQTLSRYGIETFYTDGAWNTAIGPGYIIGNTGVGGRYKEWGGIPNKDLRWETTAQYNIGADFSFLKNRLGVTVDYYSKNTYDLLRERYLTLSSGYDRMWVNDGEINNKGIELTFTGNIIRKQDWELSGTFIFSRNINKVVSLGDAISSGLNKDFLSDTYYEYYGGGMDPFREPSSNILAVGLPVNVFYGYRVNGIVQSDQEGEAAGLVGAEARAGEFLYADLNQDGVFDTKDRTAIGDPNPDFMASLNLNFRYKRLDMSVFLNGVFGNDVLWSGMYNSALYVPLRWTPDNPSTEYPSVRQGRLHYTSDWFVKDGSFLRIQNVNVGYNIPTPTQKWIKQARVSINAENLYTFTKFEGYDPEVGLNGRYGGGYPKLRMFSFGIDFTF
- a CDS encoding FecR family protein — encoded protein: MTSNEEITFLIKRKLEGNITPAENDYLLSWAKKSPHRTLFLERVLREDLLWEDVCIWLELELSDQQDWSNRLEDTVLEKIHQHKQGDRQSSLGLYRRLMPYGAAAVLIVLFGIGIYQYRESRFMEGDALTTVIDIEAGEDKASLTLTDGRIVELNGTKAGIVVDNQLTYADGAPIPTGQLQGTDLVTLSVPRGGKYKITLSDGTEVWLNAASKLRYPIRFTRTSRTVELEGEAYFDVAKAKGPNGHIPFLVKSARQTVQVLGTQFNLKAYGDEASSTTTLVEGSVLLRTPQDSMKLRPGEQGIYRGNVFRKANVNVEEFTAWKDNKFIFNETTLPDAMAQISRWYDIEIVYKGASKQTYFYGEISRTKKLSEVLAILKEGGVSFKIERKANQNRLIVLL
- a CDS encoding RNA polymerase sigma factor; translated protein: MCRDDDQEILTKLASGDTLALVALYDKYWNSLFKYVERILFDDDEVADILQDTFISIWENRADAPKIKSLKSYLIVVARNRAFKRLKDILKSEEVLAEYSSQFEYGGYVISGLVDSKELEKVVNQEIDKLPPRMKEVFLLSRKDNLSYKEIAEKLEISTETVKKQISLSLRYLKTHLPPEYYQSVFILILFDYTKNM